One segment of Lolium rigidum isolate FL_2022 unplaced genomic scaffold, APGP_CSIRO_Lrig_0.1 contig_23682_1, whole genome shotgun sequence DNA contains the following:
- the LOC124680639 gene encoding GDSL esterase/lipase At4g16230-like, producing MASHFTLLACLAVLFSSTCLAGADAVPPATFVFGDSLVDAGNNNYLVTLSRANYPPNGIDFDGHLATGRYTNGRTIIDILGQELGLGGFVPPYMDPNTTGDVLFRGVNYASGGGGILNQTGSIFGGRINLDAQIDDYASNRRDMITRQGEVAAVSVLRGALFSVTMGSNDFINNYLVPILSAPERAVTPPEAFINGMIAKYRQQLIRLYLLDARKIVVVNVGPIGCIPYLRDIMTTGAGAGAGTPCAELPNQLAQSFNRKLRALVSELGASLGGSRFLYADVYRIFSDILANYKSHGFEVMDSACCYVGGRFGGLVPCGPTARYCVDRSKYVFWDAYHPSDATNALIAHRILDGDPEDISPVNVRQLITDA from the exons ATGGCATCTCATTTTACTCTATTAGCGTGCCTCGCCGTGCTGTTTAGCAGCACATGCCTAGCCGGCGCCGATGCTGTCCCGCCGGCGACATTCGTCTTCGGTGACTCGCTCGTCGACGCCGGCAACAACAACTACCTCGTCACCTTGTCCCGGGCCAACTATCCCCCCAACGGCATCGATTTCGACGGCCACCTGGCGACCGGCCGGTACACCAATGGCCGGACCATCATCGACATATTAG GGCAAGAGCTGGGGCTAGGAGGGTTTGTGCCGCCGTACATGGACCCAAACACCACCGGCGACGTCCTGTTCAGAGGCGTGAACTACGCATCCGGGGGCGGAGGCATCCTAAACCAGACCGGCAGCATCTTC GGTGGGCGTATAAACCTGGACGCGCAGATCGACGACTACGCGAGCAACCGGCGCGACATGATCACGCGGCagggggaggtggcggcggtgagCGTGCTGAGGGGAGCGCTCTTCTCGGTCACGATGGGCTCCAACGACTTCATCAACAACTACCTGGTGCCCATCCTGTCCGCGCCAGAGCGCGCGGTGACACcaccggaggccttcatcaaCGGCATGATCGCCAAGTACCGGCAGCAGCTCATA AGGCTGTACCTTCTGGATGCCCGCAAGATCGTGGTGGTGAACGTCGGGCCCATCGGCTGCATCCCGTACCTGAGGGACATCATGACCACCGGGGCCGGGGCCGGCGCCGGCACGCCGTGCGCCGAGCTCCCGAACCAGCTCGCCCAGTCCTTCAACCGCAAGCTGCGTGCGCTGGTGAGCGAGCTGGGCGCCAGCCTCGGCGGCTCCCGCTTCCTCTACGCCGACGTCTACCGCATCTTCTCCGACATCCTCGCCAACTACAAATCCCATG GGTTCGAGGTGATGGACTCGGCGTGCTGCTACGTAGGCGGGCGGTTCGGGGGGCTGGTTCCGTGCGGGCCGACGGCGCGGTACTGCGTGGACAGGTCCAAGTACGTGTTCTGGGACGCCTACCACCCCAGCGACGCCACCAACGCGCTCATAGCTCACCGGATCCTCGACGGCGACCCGGAGGATATCTCCCCTGTAAACGTGCGCCAGCTCATCACGGATGCTTAA